The following is a genomic window from Actinomadura sp. WMMB 499.
GCGAGGCGAGCAGCCGGGGCTCCAGGCGCGTCTCCTTGGCCGTGCCCGGCCCGTCCGGTTCCACCCGGTAGGCGCCCGCCTCCTGCCGAAAGGAGACGGCCTGGACGAACTCGGTGCCCACGTAGTGCAGGGCGACCGACTCGTCCGCCGCGTACCCGCCGGGGAGCGTCCCCTCGCCCACGAGCTGCTGCAGCAGCGGACGGCGCTGCGGGTCGCTGTCGTAGTGGACGCCGCAGGAGTACGGCAGGAACCCGAGGCCGTCGGTCAGGGGCCGCAGCTGCGGGCCGAACGAGTCGGTGTTGCCGCCGACGTGCCAGCACAGGGCGCCCGCGCTCTGCCCGGACAGCACGACGCCCGCCTCCCACGCCTCACGC
Proteins encoded in this region:
- a CDS encoding peptidase E, whose amino-acid sequence is MSTDGQPHILAIGGGSFVPDGREGLAPSPLLRYAADLTGQDRPRVCFLTTALGDGAEYVSRFYAAFAALDAEVSHLALFPMPNVADMRAHLLTQDLVYVSGGSVANLLALWRLHGVDEIMREAWEAGVVLSGQSAGALCWHVGGNTDSFGPQLRPLTDGLGFLPYSCGVHYDSDPQRRPLLQQLVGEGTLPGGYAADESVALHYVGTEFVQAVSFRQEAGAYRVEPDGPGTAKETRLEPRLLASL